One genomic segment of Sminthopsis crassicaudata isolate SCR6 chromosome 2, ASM4859323v1, whole genome shotgun sequence includes these proteins:
- the CCDC186 gene encoding coiled-coil domain-containing protein 186, translated as MQSELVPVSLSEVENISSISSDKTTGCASATKDSTSYFSGDEESSLDKDYKLFPSKKEMTSLTLPEGDRTEAKKDHSLDHSGVENSCDKIDTYEEKSQRITHFPGGDFAEQVSKTNGTEQTLTEILQELRSSKLAETSNEKTYSESPYDTDCTKKLISRIQNVSAQEDLLEEIESELLSAELSNEHRVPNGMKKGERALVMFEKCVQDKYLQQEHTIKKLIKENKKHQELILEICSEKDNLREELKKRTETERQHINIIKQLETRIEELNKDINIFKEKLVTQDAAAKNAIQQLHKEMAFRMEQANKKCEEARQEKETMVMKYVRGEKESLDLRKEKEGLERKLRDANKEIEKHVNKVKQLSQEKGRLHQLYETKESDATRMSREIEKLKEDINSHVIKVKWAQNKLKTEMDLHKETKDKLKETVIKFTQAKEEADQIRKNCQEMIKAYQESEEIKSYELDAKLKVTKGELEKQMQEKSDQLEMHHAKIKELEDLKRTFKEGMDELRTLRTKVRCLEDERLRTEDELSKYKEIINRQKAEIQNLLDRVKIVEQLQDQLQSGKQEIENLSEEVGSLNSLINDLQEDIEGSRKRESELLLFTEKLTSKNAQLQSESNSLQSQFDKLSCSESQLQSHYEHMKQTNTDLESRLLKEEELRKNESQALQAELTSREIELKTLNTQVEELKDELVTQRRKHASNLKDLTKQLQQARRKLDQIENGSYDKEVSSMGSRSSSSGSLNARSSTEDRSPENTGSSVAVDNFPEVDKTMLIERIVRLQKAHARKNEKIEFMEDHIKQLVEEIRKKTKIIQSYILREEAGTLSSEASDFNKVHLSRRGGIMASLYTSHPADSGLTLELSLEINRKLQAVLEDTLLKNITLKENLQTLGTEIERLIKHQHELEQRMKQT; from the exons cACTCACTGGATCATAGTGGAGTTGAAAATTCTTGTGATAAAATAGAcacatatgaagaaaaatctcAGAGAATAACTCATTTTCCTGGTGGAGATTTTGCAGAGCAAGTATCAAAAACAAATGGAACAGAACAAACATTAACAGAAATATTGCAAGAATTAAGGTCATCTAAGCTTGCAGAAacatccaatgaaaagacttaTTCAGAAAGTCCATATGATACAGATTGCACCAAGAAACTCATTTCAAGAATACAAAATGTTTCAGCACAGGAAGATTTATTAGAAGAAATAGAATCGGAGCTCTTATCTGCAGAACTTTCAAATGAACATAGAGTACCCAATGGAATGAAAAAGGGTGAACGTGCTTTAGTTATGTTTGAAAAATGTGTACAAGATAAATATCTGCAGCAGGAGCATACTATAAAGAA GTtaattaaagaaaacaagaagcaTCAGGAACTTATTTTAGAAATTTGTTCAGAAAAAGACAACCtaagagaagaactaaaaaaacgaacagaaacagagagacaacatataaacataattaaaCAG TTAGAAACAAGAATAGAAGAACTCAATAAAGacattaatattttcaaagagaAACTTGTAACACAAGATGCTGCAGCCAAAAATGCAATTCAGCAATTACATAAAGAAATGGCTTTTCGAATGGAGCag gcAAACAAGAAATGTGAAGAGGCCCgccaagaaaaagaaacaatggtGATGAAGTACGTCAGAGGTGAAAAGGAATCTTTAGatcttagaaaagaaaaggagggacttgaaagaaaactcagagatgcaaataaagaaattgagaaacaTGTTAACAAAGTTAAACAGCTTTCTCAAGAAAAAGGAAGACTACATCAGCTCTATGAAACAAAG gaaAGTGATGCCACTAGAATGAGCAGAGAAATTGAGAAACTGAAAGAAGATATCAACTCACATGTCATCAAAGTAAAATGGgcacaaaacaaattaaaaacagaaatggatTTGCACAAG gAAACCAAAGATAAACTCAAAGAAACAGTAATTAAATTTACTCAAGCCAAAGAAGAGGCAGATCAAATACGGAAAAATTgtcaagaaatgataaaagcaTATCAA gagtcagaagaaattaaatcatATGAGCTAGATGCAAAGCTCAAAGTCacaaaaggagaactagagaagcAAATGCAGGAAAAATCTGATCAGCTAGAG atGCATCATGCCAAAATAAAAGAACTAGAAGATTTGAAGAGGACATTTAAAGAGGGTATGGATGAGCTACGAACACTAAGAACAAAG GTAAGATGTCTAGAAGATGAACGGTTAAGAACAGAAGATGAATTATCCAAATATAAAGAGATTATTAATCGTCAAAAAGCTGAAATTCAAAACTTATTGGATAGAGTTAAAATTGTGGAGCAGTTACAAGACCAGCTTCAAag tggtaaacaagaaattgaaaacttGTCTGAAGAAGTGGGAAGTCTGAACTCTTTGATTAATGACCTACAAGAAGACATTGAAGGCAGTAGAAAAAGAGAGTCTGAGCTATTGTTATTTACAGAAAAATTAACTAGTAAGAATGCCCAACTTCAATCTGAATCTAATTCTTTACAGTCACAATTTGATAAACTCTCCTGTAGTGAAAGTCAATTACAGAGTCATTATGAACACATGAAACAGACTAATACTGATTTG GAAAGTAGattattaaaagaagaagaaCTTCGAAAGAATGAAAGCCAAGCTTTGCAAGCTGAACTGACTTCTagagaaatagaattaaaaactttaaatactCAAGTAGAAGAATTAAAAGATGAACTAGTTACCCAAAGACGTAAACATGCTTCAAATCTCAAAGATCTCACCAAGCAACTTCAGCAAG CACGAAGAAAATTAGACCAAATTGAGAATGGTAGCTATGATAAAGAAGTCAGTAGTATGGGAAGTCGTTCTAGTTCatcag GGTCCCTTAATGCTCGAAGCAGTACAGAAGATCGATCACCAGAAAATACTGGCTCCTCTGTGGCTGTGGATAACTTTCCAGAAGTGGATAAGACTATGCTGATTGAGAGGATAGTAAGGCTGCAGAAAGCTCATGCccgaaaaaatgaaaagattgaattCATGGAGGATCACATAAAACAACTAGTagaagaaattaggaaaaaaaccaa aataatTCAGAGTTATATCTTACGAGAAGAAGCAGGCACACTGTCATCAGAGGCATCCGATTTTAACAAGGTCCATCTGAGTAGACGAGGAGGCATTATGGCATCCTTATATACTTCTCACCCGGCTGACAGTGGGCTGACATTAGAACTCTCCTTGGAGATCAACCGAAAATTACAGGCTGTTTTGGAGGATACGTtacttaaaaatattactttaaag gaaaatctaCAAACACTAGGAACAGAAATAGAACGTCTTATTAAACACCAGCATGAACTAGAACAGAGGATGAAGCAAACATAA